In a single window of the Agrobacterium vitis genome:
- a CDS encoding LysE family translocator, which produces MTMFATLFAIAFALLIGAASPGPSFLLVSHTSMTHSRAAGLVTALGMGTGGLIFAVLALAGLAALITQLAWLHKVLQVAGGLYLAYMAWKLWRGAAQPGNLEQAAAAPMSFSRIYLSAFLTQISNPKTAIVYASIFAALLPSRPDSPLFIMLPGLVFLVEAGWYALVALVFSAPIPRRAYLAAKKPLDRLAALVLGGLGLRLVFEGARP; this is translated from the coding sequence ATGACGATGTTTGCCACTTTATTTGCCATAGCATTCGCCTTGCTGATTGGCGCAGCCAGTCCCGGTCCAAGTTTTCTTTTGGTCAGCCACACATCCATGACCCACTCCAGAGCAGCTGGCTTGGTAACAGCGCTCGGCATGGGGACCGGCGGGTTGATCTTCGCCGTTCTGGCGCTTGCGGGATTGGCAGCCCTGATAACTCAGCTTGCCTGGCTTCATAAGGTTTTGCAGGTCGCTGGTGGCCTCTACCTCGCTTACATGGCATGGAAACTCTGGCGCGGTGCGGCCCAACCGGGCAATCTGGAGCAGGCCGCCGCTGCGCCCATGTCTTTCAGCAGGATTTATCTCAGCGCCTTTTTGACGCAGATCAGCAATCCGAAAACCGCGATTGTCTATGCCAGTATTTTCGCGGCTCTGCTGCCGTCTCGGCCCGATAGCCCGCTCTTCATCATGCTGCCAGGCTTGGTTTTTCTGGTGGAGGCGGGCTGGTATGCGCTGGTGGCGCTGGTATTTTCTGCGCCGATACCCCGGCGGGCTTATCTTGCAGCCAAGAAGCCGCTGGATCGCCTAGCGGCTTTGGTTCTGGGTGGACTTGGACTTCGCCTTGTGTTCGAGGGCGCGCGACCCTGA
- the phnN gene encoding phosphonate metabolism protein/1,5-bisphosphokinase (PRPP-forming) PhnN, whose product MAPHSALPDNMPDHPGAKAEDKGRMIVVVGPSGAGKDSLIAYAKRYFTEQADARRCSVNFVQRVITRAADAGGEDHRPASPSEFDDLKAAGRFAVDWDAHGLSYGIPDDVYRWLSNGSVVIANGSRSVLSRFAQVFPRMLVVNVTACPEVLADRLEARGRESREDILQRLQRSPPDICGDYPVVTIDNSGPLEEAGRRFIETIEAAL is encoded by the coding sequence ATGGCGCCGCATTCCGCCTTGCCTGATAACATGCCTGATCATCCGGGCGCCAAGGCTGAGGATAAGGGCCGGATGATCGTCGTGGTCGGCCCAAGCGGAGCGGGCAAGGATAGTCTGATTGCCTATGCCAAGCGGTATTTTACCGAACAGGCCGATGCGCGGCGCTGCTCCGTAAATTTCGTCCAGCGGGTCATTACCCGGGCCGCCGATGCGGGCGGGGAGGATCATCGCCCGGCCAGTCCCTCCGAGTTCGACGATCTCAAGGCCGCCGGACGTTTTGCGGTCGACTGGGATGCTCATGGTCTAAGCTATGGTATTCCTGACGATGTGTATCGCTGGCTATCGAATGGCAGCGTGGTGATCGCCAACGGCTCACGCTCGGTGCTTTCCCGGTTTGCACAGGTCTTTCCGCGAATGCTGGTGGTCAATGTCACCGCCTGCCCGGAGGTTCTGGCCGATCGGCTGGAGGCGAGGGGCCGGGAAAGCCGTGAGGACATCCTGCAACGGCTGCAACGCAGCCCGCCTGACATATGCGGTGATTATCCTGTCGTAACCATCGACAATTCCGGCCCGCTGGAAGAGGCGGGCAGGCGTTTCATCGAGACGATTGAAGCCGCGCTATAA
- a CDS encoding alpha-D-ribose 1-methylphosphonate 5-triphosphate diphosphatase — protein sequence MSNETVLSNATVVLESGLLLKGAVVIRDGLIAEISEGTSRVGEDFGGDYLIPGLVELHTDHLESHYSPRPGVRWNKTAAIQAHDAQVVTSGITTVFDCLRMGSDEDGGFEKGEMRDMADAIQAAEKDDRLRAEHLLHLRCEVASDNVLDHFSDFEQDPHVRLVSLMDHSPGQRQFQTMDQYTLYYKTKKGLTDEAFARFVEKRLEASAQYSGQHRDTLARICAERGITVASHDDATLAHVEEAKGHGVRLAEFPTSLEAADASHQAGMSVLMGAPNVVRGGSHSGNIAATDLAERGVLDVLSSDYIPLSLLHAPFVLAHRYEAISLPQALAMVTSTPARTVGLEDRGRIAPGLRADLVRVRYSENHGGVPVVRSVWRQGRRVA from the coding sequence ATGTCGAATGAAACCGTGCTGTCCAATGCGACTGTGGTGCTGGAAAGTGGGCTGCTTCTGAAGGGCGCTGTAGTCATTCGTGACGGGTTGATTGCTGAAATCTCAGAAGGCACCAGCCGCGTCGGCGAGGATTTCGGCGGCGATTACCTGATCCCCGGCCTGGTCGAGCTGCATACCGATCATCTGGAATCGCATTATTCGCCACGCCCCGGCGTGCGCTGGAACAAGACGGCGGCCATTCAGGCCCATGATGCGCAGGTCGTCACTTCAGGCATTACCACCGTGTTCGATTGTTTGCGGATGGGGTCGGACGAGGATGGCGGGTTTGAGAAAGGCGAAATGCGCGATATGGCCGACGCCATTCAAGCCGCCGAAAAGGACGACCGGCTGCGCGCCGAGCATCTGCTGCATCTGCGCTGCGAAGTGGCGTCTGACAATGTCCTCGACCATTTCTCTGATTTCGAACAGGACCCGCATGTGCGGCTGGTGTCGCTGATGGACCATTCCCCGGGACAGCGCCAGTTCCAGACCATGGACCAGTACACGCTCTATTATAAGACCAAGAAGGGGCTCACCGACGAGGCCTTTGCCCGCTTTGTCGAAAAGCGGCTGGAGGCTTCCGCGCAATATTCCGGCCAGCACCGTGATACGCTGGCCCGCATCTGCGCCGAGCGCGGCATTACCGTCGCCAGCCATGACGATGCAACGCTTGCCCATGTGGAAGAGGCCAAGGGCCATGGCGTGCGTCTGGCCGAATTTCCGACCAGTCTTGAAGCCGCCGATGCCTCGCACCAGGCGGGGATGAGCGTGCTGATGGGCGCACCGAACGTGGTGCGCGGTGGCTCCCATTCCGGCAATATTGCCGCAACCGATCTGGCCGAGCGCGGTGTGCTCGATGTGCTGTCATCCGATTATATCCCGCTCAGCCTGCTGCACGCGCCTTTCGTGCTTGCCCATCGCTATGAGGCGATCAGCCTGCCGCAGGCTCTGGCCATGGTGACTTCGACACCGGCCCGCACCGTCGGGCTGGAAGATCGGGGCCGGATTGCCCCTGGCCTGCGCGCCGATCTGGTGCGGGTGCGCTACAGCGAAAATCATGGCGGCGTGCCGGTGGTGCGGTCCGTCTGGCGCCAGGGCAGAAGGGTTGCGTGA
- a CDS encoding DUF1045 domain-containing protein — protein MRYALYFTPPKDDPLSLAAARWLGRDAFTGADLDRQPVEGFSDDEIITLTVDPRRYGFHATLKAPFSLKEGESEAALLEMFSRFCKATPAFEIPKVVVNQLGPFFAVVPDSAHQPLQDFAASVVEAFEPFRAPLSEADIIRRKPENLSERKRALLETWGYPYVMEEFRFHMTLTGPVDAERSDAMRAVLENRFADFTNRALPIGGLGLFVEPSRNAPFTVHRWLPLAGPEGSL, from the coding sequence GTGCGTTACGCCCTTTATTTTACACCGCCCAAAGACGATCCCTTGTCTCTTGCTGCTGCGCGCTGGCTTGGCCGCGATGCCTTTACCGGCGCGGATCTTGACCGGCAGCCGGTGGAAGGGTTTTCAGACGATGAGATCATCACCCTGACCGTTGATCCCCGTCGCTACGGCTTTCATGCCACGCTGAAAGCACCGTTTTCCCTAAAAGAAGGTGAGAGCGAAGCAGCGCTGCTGGAGATGTTTTCGCGCTTCTGCAAGGCGACGCCCGCCTTTGAGATCCCGAAGGTCGTGGTCAATCAGCTCGGGCCGTTCTTTGCGGTGGTTCCCGACTCGGCCCATCAACCCTTGCAGGATTTTGCCGCTTCGGTCGTTGAGGCTTTCGAGCCGTTTCGCGCCCCCTTGAGCGAGGCCGATATTATCAGGCGAAAGCCGGAAAATCTGTCCGAGCGCAAGCGTGCCCTGCTGGAAACCTGGGGCTATCCCTATGTCATGGAGGAATTCCGGTTTCACATGACCCTGACCGGACCTGTGGACGCCGAGCGTAGCGATGCGATGCGCGCTGTGCTGGAGAACCGGTTCGCTGATTTTACCAACCGGGCGCTGCCGATTGGCGGGCTTGGCCTGTTTGTCGAGCCGAGCCGCAATGCGCCCTTTACCGTTCACCGCTGGTTGCCCCTTGCCGGGCCTGAAGGAAGTCTGTGA
- the phnE gene encoding phosphonate ABC transporter, permease protein PhnE produces MTHLDATQMDLIAARHPEIFRRSFWQRYRVPLTIVLLALYFTFSWWFFAVGKVVSSASWGIAGNYLADWVSYEIRPEINIAPDGAISIAYSRFDPIGPNPNPDWLVTKKEMMTRTSIAADAPAAPAPKASSFNFMAAAPQQAPVAAQTAPVTRQEEVIREADVNLGSSASLLVSPESVVLNRGAERVTLMLDRKAGTVLVDGTLPAWVEQRERGGRVMAYFGLQGWADISADRVRVRNRFFGWANFLFDTNSAFFGRSATEVVSLIVTGPRLDPDRSNLSLAWNDILYNPSWQHLDVWTKLAQTLVMAFVGTVFASLVVFPLSFIAARNITRNRPVNQLTKRFFDFLRSVDMLIWALFFTRAFGPGPLAGISAIFFTDTGTLGKLYSEALENIDDKQREGVKSVGASPLAVQRFGVLPQVLPVFASQALYFWESNTRSATIIGAVGAGGIGLKLWEAMRTNQNWENVCYMVLLILMVVFIFDAVSNLLRSKLIGAQK; encoded by the coding sequence ATGACACATCTCGACGCCACCCAAATGGACCTGATCGCCGCCCGCCACCCGGAGATCTTCCGCCGCAGCTTTTGGCAGCGCTACCGCGTGCCGCTGACCATTGTCCTGCTCGCGCTGTATTTCACCTTTTCCTGGTGGTTCTTTGCGGTTGGCAAAGTGGTCTCCAGCGCCAGCTGGGGCATTGCCGGAAACTATCTGGCGGATTGGGTTTCCTATGAGATCCGGCCGGAAATCAATATCGCGCCCGATGGAGCGATTTCCATCGCCTATTCGCGCTTCGACCCGATTGGTCCCAACCCCAACCCGGATTGGCTGGTGACCAAAAAAGAGATGATGACGCGCACGAGTATTGCTGCCGACGCACCAGCGGCACCCGCGCCAAAAGCTTCCAGCTTCAATTTCATGGCAGCAGCCCCGCAACAGGCGCCTGTCGCCGCGCAAACTGCACCTGTTACGCGCCAGGAAGAAGTGATCAGGGAGGCCGATGTCAATCTCGGTTCCAGCGCCTCGCTGTTGGTCAGCCCCGAAAGCGTGGTCCTGAACCGGGGCGCCGAGCGCGTCACCCTGATGCTTGACCGCAAGGCGGGCACCGTGCTTGTCGATGGCACGCTACCGGCCTGGGTCGAACAGCGCGAACGCGGCGGACGGGTCATGGCCTATTTCGGCCTTCAGGGTTGGGCGGATATCAGCGCCGACCGGGTCAGGGTGCGGAACCGGTTCTTTGGCTGGGCCAATTTCCTGTTCGATACCAATTCCGCATTTTTCGGCAGGTCCGCAACCGAAGTGGTGAGCCTGATCGTCACCGGCCCAAGGCTCGATCCCGACCGGTCCAACCTGTCGCTGGCCTGGAACGACATTCTCTACAATCCGTCCTGGCAGCATCTGGATGTCTGGACCAAGCTGGCGCAAACCCTGGTCATGGCCTTTGTCGGCACAGTCTTCGCTTCGCTGGTCGTCTTTCCGCTGTCCTTCATCGCGGCGCGCAATATTACCCGCAACCGTCCGGTTAACCAGCTGACCAAACGGTTCTTCGATTTTCTGCGCTCGGTCGATATGCTGATCTGGGCGCTGTTTTTCACCCGCGCCTTCGGGCCGGGGCCGCTGGCCGGGATCTCGGCGATTTTCTTCACCGACACAGGCACGCTCGGCAAGCTCTATTCCGAAGCGCTTGAAAATATCGATGACAAGCAGCGCGAAGGGGTGAAATCGGTCGGCGCCTCGCCGCTTGCCGTGCAGCGCTTCGGTGTGTTGCCGCAGGTTCTGCCGGTTTTTGCATCGCAGGCTTTGTATTTCTGGGAATCCAACACCCGCTCGGCCACCATTATCGGTGCGGTCGGGGCGGGTGGCATTGGCCTGAAGCTCTGGGAAGCGATGCGCACCAACCAGAATTGGGAAAATGTCTGCTATATGGTGCTGTTGATATTGATGGTGGTGTTTATCTTCGATGCCGTGTCCAATTTGCTGCGCTCAAAACTGATCGGCGCGCAAAAATGA
- the phnE gene encoding phosphonate ABC transporter, permease protein PhnE has translation MSHTARLSLLSEQGRVIESHWNALAQTRRLYTAAGLAVLLLALAGSLWFANDTNSGKFFDRLPHLFDFVETLIPRDGNEIWRAMFDLPSPYDDGSLKYNYPEGRFYLTQTLYIPEYFYKMIETLNIALVSTLIGGMLGFCFSFMAARNMMPNRFIRWPVRRFMELLRAFPEVVLAGFFLAILSIGPIPAMIAVSVHTVGALGKLFFEVVENADMKPDEGLRAVGGNWLERLWFGMVPQVMPNFISYALLRMEINVRASTIIGAVGGGGIGEPLRLSISQGHAAKTVAIVILLLTTVIAVDQFSAWLRRKLVGEQAFHAVS, from the coding sequence ATGAGCCATACCGCCAGATTGTCCTTGCTGAGCGAGCAGGGACGCGTGATCGAAAGCCACTGGAATGCGCTGGCGCAAACCCGCCGCCTTTACACGGCAGCCGGTCTTGCCGTGTTGCTTCTGGCGCTGGCGGGATCGCTGTGGTTTGCCAATGATACCAATTCGGGCAAGTTCTTCGACCGTCTGCCGCATCTGTTCGATTTCGTCGAAACGCTCATTCCTCGCGATGGCAATGAGATCTGGCGGGCGATGTTTGACCTGCCGTCGCCCTATGACGATGGCAGCCTGAAATACAATTATCCGGAAGGGCGCTTCTACCTCACCCAGACGCTTTATATCCCGGAATATTTCTACAAGATGATCGAGACGCTGAATATCGCGCTGGTCTCGACCCTGATTGGCGGCATGCTGGGCTTTTGTTTTTCCTTCATGGCGGCGCGCAATATGATGCCGAACAGGTTCATCCGCTGGCCGGTGCGCCGCTTCATGGAATTGCTGCGGGCCTTTCCGGAAGTGGTGTTGGCCGGGTTTTTCCTCGCCATTCTGTCGATCGGCCCGATCCCGGCGATGATTGCGGTTTCGGTCCACACGGTCGGCGCGCTCGGCAAGCTGTTTTTCGAAGTGGTGGAAAATGCCGATATGAAGCCGGACGAGGGCCTGCGCGCCGTCGGTGGCAATTGGCTGGAGCGGCTGTGGTTCGGCATGGTGCCGCAGGTCATGCCGAATTTCATCAGCTATGCCCTGCTGCGCATGGAAATCAACGTGCGCGCATCGACGATTATTGGTGCTGTCGGCGGCGGCGGCATCGGTGAGCCACTACGGCTGTCGATCAGCCAGGGCCATGCGGCAAAAACCGTTGCCATCGTCATCCTGCTCCTGACCACGGTGATCGCCGTCGATCAGTTTTCGGCCTGGCTGCGCCGCAAACTGGTTGGTGAGCAAGCCTTCCATGCTGTCTCCTGA
- the phnD gene encoding phosphonate ABC transporter substrate-binding protein, protein MLKKILLASVTLLSLAGVAAAEDLKEFRIGILGGENEADRLRNYNCLSDHLKKEFGFTKVSLFPASDYDGVIQGLLGGTLDYAELGASGYAKAYLANPKAVEPILTTVQTDGSMGYYSIMVARKDSGMTKVTDIKGKKLGFADPDSTSGYLIPTVTLPDALGGKPVKEYVASTGFGGGHENLVLEVLKGTFDAGTTFGSGVGNFKDGYTSGNLRKMVDKGVLNMDDLVELWKSPLIPNGPIVIRSSMNDDMKTKVKAFMMDLPKTDAACFSAIEGGDFKGFAAVNVDFYKPVIDARKATIGG, encoded by the coding sequence ATGTTGAAGAAAATTCTGCTTGCCTCGGTGACGCTTCTGTCGCTGGCCGGCGTGGCTGCTGCCGAAGACCTGAAGGAATTCCGCATCGGCATTCTCGGCGGCGAGAACGAAGCCGACCGGTTGCGCAATTACAACTGCCTGTCCGATCACCTGAAGAAGGAATTCGGCTTCACCAAGGTCTCGCTGTTCCCGGCCTCGGATTATGACGGCGTTATCCAGGGTCTTCTGGGTGGCACACTTGATTATGCCGAGCTTGGCGCTTCCGGCTATGCCAAGGCTTATCTGGCCAACCCAAAGGCTGTCGAGCCGATCCTGACCACGGTGCAGACCGATGGCTCGATGGGCTATTACTCGATCATGGTGGCCCGCAAGGACAGCGGCATGACCAAAGTCACTGACATCAAGGGCAAGAAGCTCGGTTTTGCCGATCCTGACAGCACGTCTGGCTATCTGATCCCGACCGTGACCCTGCCTGACGCCCTCGGCGGCAAGCCGGTCAAGGAATATGTGGCATCGACCGGCTTTGGCGGCGGCCATGAAAACCTGGTGCTCGAAGTGCTGAAGGGCACGTTCGATGCCGGCACGACCTTCGGCTCCGGCGTTGGCAATTTCAAGGACGGCTACACGTCAGGCAACCTGCGCAAGATGGTCGACAAGGGCGTCCTCAACATGGACGACCTGGTGGAACTGTGGAAGTCGCCGCTGATCCCGAACGGCCCGATCGTCATCCGCTCCTCGATGAACGACGACATGAAGACCAAGGTCAAGGCTTTCATGATGGACCTGCCGAAGACCGACGCCGCCTGCTTCTCCGCCATCGAAGGCGGCGATTTCAAGGGCTTTGCGGCTGTGAATGTCGATTTCTACAAGCCGGTCATCGACGCTCGCAAGGCCACCATCGGCGGCTGA
- the phnC gene encoding phosphonate ABC transporter ATP-binding protein: MNFELTEVTRRFGKKIAVEAVTLSIPHGQMVGIIGRSGAGKSTLLRMINRLADPTSGSMRFGDQDVTRLKGGALRNWQRDCAMIFQQFNLVPRLDVLTNVMLGRLNHRSTALSILNIFSREERIMAIAALERLGIEQTALQPAGTLSGGQQQRVAIARALMQAPKMLLADEPIASLDPLNAKIVMDALRDINEREGITVITNLHTLDTARAYCERIIGMAAGRVVFDGPPDALTAQAVQAIYGTGQDGNGIDESMTSTAIRLPKPEVALSVPMVAATAS; this comes from the coding sequence ATGAATTTCGAACTGACCGAGGTGACGCGGCGTTTTGGCAAGAAGATTGCCGTGGAGGCCGTGACCCTGTCCATTCCGCATGGGCAGATGGTCGGCATTATCGGTCGCTCCGGTGCGGGAAAATCCACCTTGCTTCGGATGATCAACCGCTTGGCCGATCCGACATCGGGGTCGATGCGGTTCGGCGATCAGGACGTGACGCGCCTCAAGGGTGGGGCATTGCGCAACTGGCAGCGCGATTGTGCGATGATTTTTCAGCAGTTCAACCTGGTTCCGCGCCTGGATGTTCTCACCAATGTCATGCTGGGGCGTCTCAACCATCGCTCCACGGCGCTGAGCATTCTCAATATCTTCTCCCGGGAAGAGCGGATCATGGCGATTGCTGCTTTGGAGCGGCTGGGCATCGAGCAGACGGCCTTGCAGCCGGCTGGCACGCTGTCGGGTGGCCAGCAGCAGCGGGTAGCCATTGCCCGCGCACTGATGCAGGCGCCGAAAATGCTGCTGGCCGACGAGCCAATCGCCTCGCTCGATCCGCTGAACGCCAAGATCGTCATGGATGCACTGCGCGACATCAACGAGCGCGAAGGTATCACCGTGATCACCAATCTGCACACGCTGGATACGGCGCGGGCCTATTGCGAGCGGATCATTGGCATGGCGGCGGGCAGGGTGGTGTTCGACGGTCCGCCGGATGCCCTGACGGCGCAGGCGGTGCAGGCGATCTATGGCACTGGCCAGGATGGCAACGGCATTGATGAAAGCATGACATCGACCGCGATCCGCCTGCCGAAGCCGGAGGTTGCCCTGTCTGTGCCGATGGTGGCGGCCACGGCAAGCTGA
- a CDS encoding DapH/DapD/GlmU-related protein: MSTRLGLEPQINPTASVTNSTLGRYTEVAERSRLEEVQMGDYSYVMQDVSIWCATIGKFANIAASVRINAPNHPTWRATLHHFTYRAVDYFEGADLETDFFDWRRENRVMIGHDVWIGHGATILPGVTIGNGAVVGAGAVVSKPVEPYTIVGGVPAKPIKPRFGPGIGARMDRLAWWDWQHERLHAALADFRTLSAEDFLARHEVLA; this comes from the coding sequence ATGAGCACCCGTCTTGGGCTTGAGCCCCAAATCAACCCGACCGCCAGCGTCACGAACAGCACGCTTGGGCGCTACACCGAAGTGGCTGAGCGCAGCCGTCTCGAGGAAGTCCAGATGGGCGACTATTCCTATGTGATGCAGGATGTTTCCATCTGGTGCGCCACCATCGGCAAATTTGCCAATATCGCTGCCAGTGTCCGCATCAATGCCCCCAATCATCCGACCTGGCGCGCCACGCTGCACCATTTCACCTACCGGGCCGTCGATTATTTCGAAGGGGCGGATCTGGAAACGGATTTCTTCGACTGGCGGCGGGAAAACCGGGTGATGATCGGTCATGATGTCTGGATCGGCCATGGCGCCACCATCCTGCCCGGCGTCACCATCGGCAATGGCGCGGTGGTTGGCGCAGGCGCGGTCGTTTCCAAGCCGGTGGAGCCCTATACCATCGTCGGCGGTGTCCCCGCCAAGCCGATCAAGCCTCGGTTCGGACCAGGTATCGGCGCGCGCATGGACAGACTTGCCTGGTGGGATTGGCAGCATGAGCGGCTTCACGCGGCCCTTGCCGACTTCCGCACACTTTCCGCCGAAGATTTTCTGGCCCGACATGAAGTCTTAGCCTGA
- the phnL gene encoding phosphonate C-P lyase system protein PhnL, translated as MPTPLIVSDVAKSFTMHLRDGLVLPVVRNVSFSVESGSCSVLGGPSGIGKSSILKMLYGNYAVDSGQILVRHHDTVVDLASAMPRMVLDIRRDTMGYVSQFLRTVPRVSALDVVAQPLTARGVAIDEARSVASDLLARLNLPKALWQLPPATFSGGEQQRVNIARGFITDHKILLLDEPTASLDAQNRTVVIDLIAGKKAEGVAMLGIFHDEEVREAVADTILDVSQFSPRGRQVQIEPAIL; from the coding sequence ATGCCCACACCTCTTATCGTTTCCGATGTCGCCAAAAGCTTCACCATGCATCTGCGCGACGGGCTTGTCCTGCCGGTGGTGCGCAATGTCAGCTTTTCCGTGGAAAGCGGCTCCTGCTCCGTGCTGGGCGGCCCGTCCGGCATTGGCAAAAGCTCGATCCTGAAAATGCTCTATGGCAATTACGCCGTCGATAGCGGCCAGATTCTGGTGCGTCATCACGATACGGTGGTGGATCTGGCATCGGCCATGCCACGCATGGTGCTGGATATCCGCCGGGATACGATGGGCTATGTCAGCCAATTTCTGCGCACCGTCCCAAGAGTGTCGGCGCTGGATGTCGTGGCCCAACCGCTGACGGCGCGCGGCGTGGCCATCGACGAGGCAAGGTCGGTAGCAAGCGATCTCTTGGCCAGGCTGAACCTGCCCAAGGCGCTCTGGCAATTGCCGCCCGCTACCTTTTCCGGCGGCGAACAGCAGCGCGTCAATATTGCCCGCGGCTTCATCACCGATCATAAAATCCTCCTGCTGGACGAGCCGACGGCCTCGCTCGACGCGCAAAACCGCACCGTGGTCATCGACCTGATTGCCGGGAAAAAGGCCGAGGGCGTCGCCATGCTCGGCATTTTCCACGACGAGGAAGTGCGCGAAGCGGTCGCTGATACAATTCTGGATGTTTCGCAATTCTCACCTAGAGGCCGTCAGGTTCAGATTGAACCAGCCATCCTCTAG
- the phnK gene encoding phosphonate C-P lyase system protein PhnK: MTQQPLLKVRDLSKFYGRRIGCANVSFDLWPGEVLAVVGESGSGKTTLLSCLSTRLMPTTGSVDYRMRDGAYRELYHMSEAERRFLMRTDWGFVHQNPADGLRMTVSAGANVGERLMAVGERHYGNIRATATDWLDRVEIAADRIDDQPRAFSGGMRQRLQIARNLVTNPRLVFMDEPTGGLDVSVQARLLDLVRGLVADLGLSVIVVTHDLAVARLLSHRMMVMKDGHVIEQGLTDRVLDDPREPYTQLLVSSILQV, from the coding sequence ATGACCCAGCAACCGCTTTTGAAGGTTCGCGACCTGTCGAAATTCTACGGACGGCGGATCGGCTGCGCCAATGTCTCCTTCGATCTGTGGCCGGGTGAAGTGCTGGCCGTGGTTGGTGAATCCGGTTCCGGCAAGACGACGCTGCTGTCCTGCCTGTCCACGCGACTGATGCCGACCACTGGCAGCGTCGATTACCGGATGCGTGACGGCGCTTACCGCGAGCTTTATCACATGAGCGAGGCCGAGCGGCGCTTTCTGATGCGCACCGACTGGGGCTTCGTTCACCAGAACCCCGCCGATGGCCTGCGGATGACCGTTTCAGCCGGAGCCAATGTCGGCGAGCGGTTGATGGCGGTCGGCGAACGGCATTACGGCAATATCCGCGCCACCGCCACCGATTGGCTGGACCGGGTGGAAATCGCCGCCGACCGCATTGATGACCAGCCGCGTGCCTTTTCCGGCGGCATGCGTCAGCGCTTGCAGATCGCCCGCAATCTCGTCACCAATCCGCGTCTGGTGTTCATGGACGAGCCGACCGGCGGGCTGGATGTGTCCGTCCAGGCAAGGCTGCTGGATCTGGTGCGTGGGCTGGTGGCCGACCTTGGTCTGTCGGTCATCGTGGTCACGCATGACCTCGCTGTTGCTAGGCTGCTGTCGCATCGGATGATGGTGATGAAGGACGGCCATGTGATCGAGCAGGGTCTGACCGACCGGGTACTGGACGATCCGCGCGAGCCCTACACGCAATTGCTCGTCTCCTCGATTCTTCAAGTGTGA
- a CDS encoding alpha-D-ribose 1-methylphosphonate 5-phosphate C-P-lyase PhnJ encodes MITEVSLADEIATYNFAYLDEQTKRMIRRAILKAIAIPGYQVPFASREMPMPYGWGTGGVQVTAAILGPEDVLKVIDQGADDTTNAVSIRAFFQKVANVAVTTHTGDATIIQTRHRIPEEKLRAGQVLVYQVPIPEPLRFLEPRETETRKMHALEEYGLMHVKLYEDIARNGRIATTYAYPVKVAGRYVMDPSPTPKFDNPKMHRSEALQLFGAGREKRIYAVPPYTDVVSLDFEDHPFTVQSFDKPCALCGAEHVYLDEVILDDKGGRMFVCSDTDHCEDRRAKGHRGEMLAETQQEEAAQ; translated from the coding sequence ATGATTACGGAAGTTTCATTAGCGGACGAAATTGCTACTTATAATTTTGCCTATCTCGATGAGCAGACTAAGCGGATGATCCGCCGGGCGATCCTGAAGGCCATTGCCATCCCCGGCTATCAGGTGCCGTTTGCCTCGCGTGAAATGCCGATGCCCTATGGCTGGGGCACTGGCGGCGTCCAGGTGACGGCGGCGATCCTGGGGCCGGAAGATGTGCTGAAGGTGATTGACCAGGGCGCCGACGACACCACCAATGCCGTGTCGATCCGGGCGTTTTTCCAGAAGGTCGCCAATGTTGCGGTTACCACCCATACGGGCGATGCCACCATCATCCAGACCCGCCACCGGATTCCGGAGGAAAAGCTGCGGGCGGGCCAGGTTCTGGTCTATCAGGTGCCGATCCCGGAACCTCTGCGCTTTCTGGAGCCGCGCGAGACAGAAACCCGCAAAATGCATGCGTTGGAAGAATACGGGCTGATGCATGTGAAGCTCTATGAAGACATCGCCCGCAATGGCCGGATTGCCACCACCTATGCCTATCCGGTCAAGGTGGCGGGCCGCTATGTGATGGACCCGTCTCCGACACCGAAATTCGACAATCCGAAAATGCATCGTTCCGAGGCCCTGCAACTGTTCGGCGCGGGCCGCGAAAAGCGGATCTATGCCGTGCCGCCCTATACCGATGTCGTCAGCCTGGATTTCGAGGATCATCCTTTCACGGTGCAAAGCTTCGACAAGCCCTGCGCGCTCTGCGGTGCCGAGCATGTCTATCTCGATGAAGTGATCCTAGACGACAAGGGCGGGCGAATGTTCGTCTGCTCCGACACCGACCATTGCGAGGATCGCCGCGCCAAAGGTCATCGGGGTGAGATGCTGGCCGAAACACAGCAGGAGGAGGCTGCCCAATGA